From the genome of Chaetodon trifascialis isolate fChaTrf1 chromosome 4, fChaTrf1.hap1, whole genome shotgun sequence:
CACTGTGGTAAAATTATCAAAACTGTAGCTGTCAGTTCTGATCTTTACGTTTGTAATCTTGCTACTGTGTTAGCTATGTAGAGTGAAAGCAGAAACACTGGTCTTCAGTCTTGTTGCACAGTTTTACTTGTGAtcagaaaaatctaaaaatttGGACAATATACCTTTTTAATTTGTCTTAATGTACCTTGTAATTCCTCTTCAGCGTCTGACTAAACACAGCAAGTTTGTTCGGGACATGATCCGTGAAGTGTGTGGTTTTGCTCCATATGAAAGGCGAGCCATGGAGCTGCTGAAAGTGTCTAAGGACAAGAGAGCACTCAAGTTTATCAAGAAGAGggtaagtttattttttctgttggaGCCCTTAAAAGTGCTTGTGTAAGTTGGAACTGCCAGACAGCCACTGTAATTTTGAATTAATTACCCATAAATTCTGCTAGTCTATGATATGAAAGTTGAAAAGAGACTTGTGCAAATGTTGCTGTGATTCACACGGTGAACTTTTTACACACCCTTTTAAATCTAGTGTATATAGCTCTGCCTTTCTATGCACAGAGTTATACTCATGTATGTATAGCTTTATTCAACTGGCCCTTACAGATGTGGTGAGTGATTTCACTGTATGAGACTGTACCAGGTTTAGTGCATCATTGACTGATATGATGCATTAAACTGACCCCACAACAAAGAAAGGGAGCTCCATTTAGACAGTACATTAGCGATTCAGTCTAATGTTGGTGTTTCTTCTCCAGATTGGCACTCACATTCGGgccaagagaaagagagaggagctgagcaATGTACTGGCTGCCATGAGGAAGGCTGCTGCCAAGAAGGACTGATCTGTCACTTAATAAAAGTTTGCTATACTACAAAATCTAGACTAATGGTTAAtcttctgctttgcttttcctGATTTGTCAGCAGTCATTAGGTCCATATGCAGCATGTATGTTTATCCCTTGACAGGTGACAAATTCCACCTTCACTGTTCTGTGTGAGGatgtgcttttttgtttttaaattacaaTTTAACATACTTAAAATACCCACATGTTGCACCACAATTCACAAGTGGTAAGCAATGGTACTATTATATATGTTTCTTCAAGTCTGACTTCTGTCAGCATTTCTTTCTcctggaaatgtgtgtgtgcgtaaagACAAGCTGGAGCTCCTTTGTAAAGTCTGTTAAGCTTTAAAGGAGTTTGGGCTGTGTTCACAAAACAGCTGGAACTTGTTCCTACCCGCCTGAATAGGCATGAaaattttagaaataaaatttTAGATTAAAGAATTTCGGAAGTTGGTCACGTCATGTTGAGAGTTAATGTGTACCTTTTAAGTTTTTATTTACACCTTTTTGACTttaaatcaaagtgtgtgtgtgtgtgtgtatatatatatatgtatatatatatatata
Proteins encoded in this window:
- the rpl36 gene encoding large ribosomal subunit protein eL36; translation: MAIRYPMAVGLNKGHPVTKNVTAPKHSRRRGRLTKHSKFVRDMIREVCGFAPYERRAMELLKVSKDKRALKFIKKRIGTHIRAKRKREELSNVLAAMRKAAAKKD